Proteins encoded in a region of the Rubripirellula tenax genome:
- a CDS encoding PEP-CTERM sorting domain-containing protein produces MLQRYFSIATASAILLFANVHANADLVYDVNFDGVDIDIVGFVKTDGFLDPGPISSLAFSSHVIDFSLSVTSSAATTTFTSSNSIFGNAAGGSLSEVEYSLSSSQLLLHAAPDLTSNGGLFLNQNVVGLDDFVQFGFESDFGFVGNPVTFRFAGPGSHDRIEDGAGSRADFTGIGSPLVFGTATAVPEPSSLAFFGLATALLGSSRLRRRKNAFCIRENG; encoded by the coding sequence ATGCTTCAACGTTACTTTTCTATTGCAACCGCTTCCGCAATCCTTTTGTTCGCAAATGTGCATGCTAATGCGGACCTCGTCTATGATGTCAATTTCGATGGCGTGGATATTGACATAGTCGGCTTTGTTAAAACTGACGGTTTTCTTGATCCGGGTCCGATTAGTTCGCTTGCGTTTAGCAGTCACGTCATTGACTTCTCGCTTTCTGTGACATCGAGCGCAGCGACAACAACCTTTACTTCTTCCAACTCAATATTTGGCAATGCGGCTGGTGGCTCACTTTCCGAAGTGGAGTACTCACTGTCCTCCTCCCAGCTACTTCTTCACGCTGCGCCGGACTTAACATCGAACGGCGGTTTATTTCTTAACCAGAACGTCGTTGGACTCGACGACTTCGTGCAATTCGGATTTGAATCGGATTTTGGATTCGTTGGAAATCCGGTTACATTCCGATTTGCTGGACCTGGCTCCCATGATCGAATTGAGGACGGGGCTGGCTCGCGAGCCGACTTTACCGGTATCGGCTCTCCGCTTGTATTCGGGACTGCTACCGCTGTCCCAGAGCCATCGTCACTCGCGTTTTTTGGATTGGCGACTGCTCTGCTTGGATCATCCCGATTGCGTCGTCGAAAAAACGCTTTTTGCATCCGCGAAAACGGATAA